One stretch of Armigeres subalbatus isolate Guangzhou_Male chromosome 2, GZ_Asu_2, whole genome shotgun sequence DNA includes these proteins:
- the LOC134210438 gene encoding guanine nucleotide-binding protein subunit beta-1-like codes for MNELEALRQEAETLKNAIRDARKVACDTSLVQATNNLEPIGRIQMRTRRTLRGHLAKIYAMHWGCDSRNLVSASQDGKLIVWDSHTTNKVHAIPLRSSWVMTCAYAPSGNFVACGGLDNICSIYNLKTREGNVRVSRELPGHTGYLSCCRFLDDTQIVTSSGDMSCGLWDIETGQQCTSFLGHTGDVMALSVSPQCRVFVSGACDASAKLWDIREGQCKQTFPGHESDINAVTFFPNGHAFATGSDDATCRLFDIRADQELAMYSHDNIICGITSVAFSKSGRLLLAGYDDFNCNVWDTLKAERAGILAGHDNRVSCLGVTENGMAVATGSWDSFLRVWN; via the coding sequence ATGAACGAACTGGAGGCTCTTAGACAGGAAGCGGAAACGCTGAAGAATGCCATTCGCGATGCCCGGAAGGTAGCATGTGACACATCGCTGGTTCAGGCGACCAACAACTTGGAACCGATAGGTAGGATACAGATGCGGACCAGACGAACCCTGCGGGGTCACTTAGCTAAGATCTACGCCATGCACTGGGGATGTGATTCTAGAAACTTAGTATCCGCCTCGCAGGACGGTAAACTGATCGTATGGGACTCTCACACGACGAACAAGGTTCACGCGATCCCGTTGAGATCGTCCTGGGTCATGACCTGTGCGTACGCGCCTTCCGGCAATTTCGTAGCCTGCGGAGGATTGGACAATATTTGCTCGATCTATAATCTTAAAACTAGAGAAGGCAACGTACGGGTGTCGCGAGAACTTCCCGGCCACACTGGGTACCTATCGTGCTGTCGATTCCTAGATGATACTCAAATCGTTACCAGCTCAGGGGACATGTCCTGTGGGCTGTGGGATATCGAAACCGGTCAGCAATGTACATCGTTCCTCGGACATACCGGCGATGTTATGGCACTGTCCGTTTCGCCACAGTGCCGCGTATTCGTTTCCGGGGCGTGCGACGCCTCCGCCAAACTGTGGGACATCCGGGAGGGACAGTGCAAGCAAACGTTCCCGGGACACGAGAGCGATATCAACGCCGTCACATTCTTCCCGAATGGGCACGCGTTTGCGACCGGTTCCGATGACGCCACCTGTCGGCTGTTCGATATACGGGCCGACCAGGAGCTGGCCATGTACTCCCACGATAACATCATCTGCGGTATTACCTCGGTAGCGTTCTCCAAATCTGGCCGGCTTCTCCTGGCTGGGTACGATGACTTCAACTGCAACGTGTGGGACACACTGAAAGCAGAGCGGGCCGGTATCCTCGCAGGCCACGATAATCGCGTTTCCTGTTTAGGCGTTACGGAAAACGGAATGGCCGTCGCCACCGGGTCATGGGACTCATTCCTGCGGGTATGGAACTAA